The Triticum aestivum cultivar Chinese Spring chromosome 3A, IWGSC CS RefSeq v2.1, whole genome shotgun sequence genome includes a region encoding these proteins:
- the LOC123057293 gene encoding putrescine hydroxycinnamoyltransferase 1-like, whose amino-acid sequence MGEARELLQERYTSVSSLDLSSVSRRKMGAALSTKKATKMSVDEVEVVELCMVAPCQETPRRGMWLSPLDLLLLNRGHTPAVYFYPYRSLPGDFFDVARLKAAMAKALVAFYPLAGRLGMDGNGRAEIDCTGQGALFVVARSDLTIDDFRSFLPSPELRTLFVPRVEDHSPSVLCAVQVTFLKCGGVALGTALHHVAVDAISAFHFLQTWSAFSKGGGAAALELPFHDRTLLRARSPPFVHPDAFSVFSPQLKLSVEPSETVVTQAFVVSKDQVTALKRACVGGDGGRVSTFCALSAHVWRCVCVARRLPPDATTRLTFPASVRRSIRPPLPPGYCGNGIIWLGAAGKVRDVASSESENLVFVAGQINSAVRRMDDELVRSAIDYFELTEINSKPAPGRMPETELRVISWLGMPVYDVDFGWGKPLAMLRAVSERAGFVYLMDSRKGDGSVRVLMCTEAAILNDFQRLLYARF is encoded by the coding sequence ATGGGAGAAGCGCGCGAGCTGCTGCAAGAGCGCTACACATCCGTCTCTTCACTCGACCTCAGCTCAGTCAGCAGGAGAAAAATGGGCGCAGCGCTTTCTACGAAGAAAGCGACGAAAATGAGTGTGGacgaggtggaggtggtggagttgtgcatGGTGGCACCCTGCCAGGAGACGCCTAGGAGAGGCATGTGGCTCTCCCCGCTCGACCTCTTGCTGCTCAACAGAGGCCACACCCCCGCCGTCTACTTCTACCCGTACCGCTCCTTGCCCGGTGACTTCTTCGACGTGGCCAGGCTCAAGGCAGCGATGGCCAAGGCACTCGTGGCTTTCTACCCCCTGGCCGGCCGTCTCGGCATGGACGGCAACGGCCGGGCAGAGATCGACTGCACCGGCCAGGGCGCGCTCTTCGTCGTCGCTCGCTCGGACCTCACCATCGACGACTTCCGCAGCTTCTTGCCGTCGCCCGAGCTGAGGACGCTGTTTGTTCCCCGCGTCGAAGACCACTCGCCGTCCGTCTTGTGCGCTGTCCAGGTGACCTTCTTGAAGTGCGGCGGGGTGGCATTAGGGACGGCGCTGCACCACGTCGCCGTCGACGCCATCAGCGCGTTCCACTTCTTGCAGACGTGGTCTGCCTTCtccaagggcggcggcgcggcggcgctagAGCTCCCGTTCCACGACCGCACCCTCCTCCGCGCGCGCTCCCCACCCTTTGTCCACCCCGACGCCTTCTCGGTCTTCAGCCCCCAGCTGAAATTATCCGTCGAGCCGTCGGAGACCGTCGTCACCCAGGCTTTCGTCGTCTCCAAGGACCAGGTCACCGCTCTCAAGCGTGCctgcgtcggcggcgacggcggccgcgtGAGCACGTTCTGTGCCCTGAGTGCCCACGTGTGGCGGTGCGTCTGCGTCGCCCGCCGGCTGCCACCGGACGCTACCACCCGCCTGACCTTCCCGGCCAGCGTCCGGCGCAGCATAAGGCCACCACTCCCGCCTGGCTACTGCGGCAACGGGATCATCTGGCTTGGCGCGGCTGGCAAGGTGCGAGACGTCGCCTCCTCGGAGTCGGAGAACCTGGTGTTCGTGGCCGGCCAGATCAACAGCGCCGTCCGTCGGATGGACGACGAGCTAGTGCGCTCGGCGATAGACTACTTCGAGCTCACCGAGATCAACAGCAAGCCGGCGCCGGGGCGCATGCCAGAGACGGAGCTGCGGGTGATCAGTTGGCTTGGCATGCCGGTGTACGACGTGGACTTCGGGTGGGGGAAGCCGCTGGCAATGCTGCGTGCAGTGTCGGAGCGCGCCGGGTTCGTCTATCTGATGGACAGCAGGAAGGGGGACGGCAGCGTGCGCGTCCTCATGTGTACGGAGGCCGCGATCCTCAACGACTTCCAGCGCCTACTGTACGCCCGGTTCTAG